From Rhizobium sp. BT03, one genomic window encodes:
- a CDS encoding 2-hydroxyacid dehydrogenase — protein sequence MKPDVIVAYPLRPRQMAGLEEIYTLHRLDLADGRERDALLAKAGPICTALVCNGHVTIDEALLAKLPALKLAACSSAGYDQMDVEAMTRRGIKLTNTSEVLCDDVADTALLLMLAARRRLPEGDRYVRSGDWGRNGMMPLTTSTSGKKAGIVGLGRIGMAIARRCEAVGLTVGYCGRTKKAGNDFAYFDEPVKLADWADILIVATPGGASTEKLISAEVLNALGPAGSFINIARGTVVDEPALIRALQEKRIASAGIDVYLNEPHPDPRFAALDNVVLYPHHASGTEETRDRMAQLTVDNLAAFFAGRPLLTPVN from the coding sequence ATGAAGCCCGATGTCATCGTCGCCTACCCGCTCCGGCCCCGTCAGATGGCAGGGCTGGAGGAGATCTATACGCTGCACCGGCTGGACCTTGCAGACGGCCGGGAACGCGATGCTCTTCTGGCCAAAGCCGGCCCGATCTGCACGGCTCTGGTCTGCAACGGCCATGTGACGATCGACGAGGCGCTGCTTGCGAAATTGCCGGCGCTGAAGCTCGCCGCCTGTTCCTCGGCCGGCTACGACCAGATGGATGTCGAGGCGATGACGCGGCGCGGCATCAAGCTCACCAACACATCCGAGGTGCTGTGCGACGACGTTGCCGACACGGCGCTGCTTCTGATGCTGGCGGCCCGCCGGCGCCTGCCGGAAGGCGACCGCTATGTGCGCTCCGGCGACTGGGGGCGCAACGGCATGATGCCGCTGACGACATCGACGTCGGGCAAGAAGGCCGGGATCGTCGGCCTCGGCCGCATCGGTATGGCGATTGCCAGGCGATGCGAGGCTGTCGGGCTGACGGTCGGCTATTGCGGGCGGACGAAAAAAGCCGGCAACGATTTTGCCTATTTCGACGAGCCGGTGAAACTGGCGGACTGGGCCGATATCCTGATCGTGGCGACGCCGGGCGGGGCCTCGACCGAAAAGTTGATTTCGGCTGAGGTGCTGAACGCGCTCGGCCCGGCGGGCAGCTTCATCAACATTGCCCGCGGCACCGTGGTCGATGAGCCGGCCTTGATCCGGGCCTTGCAGGAGAAGCGGATCGCCTCGGCCGGCATCGATGTCTACCTCAACGAACCCCATCCCGATCCGCGCTTTGCAGCGCTCGATAATGTCGTGCTCTATCCTCATCACGCCAGCGGCACCGAGGAA